A window from Tenacibaculum singaporense encodes these proteins:
- a CDS encoding PorP/SprF family type IX secretion system membrane protein: protein MKLRYIYTIVALIFSGLNINAQQDPQYTQYMYNTMSVNPAYAGSSGHTIINLLGRTQWVGVDGAPDTQTLSYDAPLGYSGVGLGVNLTNDRIGPAREIFLDINASYRVRTSDEGNLSFGLKLGGRHLNVDWSRGLIQDREDKRLQGNINRFLPTIGAGIYYYTDNWYLGGAVPNIIRTEHYDDANSGGDVAEERMHFFFIGGYVFDLNESIKFKPAFLTKIVSGAPLSLDVSANFLFNQKFTAGAAWRWDDSISALLGLQATENLHIGFAYDLTTSNYSNYNSGTYELMIKWEIFRELATKSPRFF, encoded by the coding sequence ATGAAATTAAGATATATATATACAATAGTAGCATTGATATTTAGCGGATTAAATATCAATGCACAACAAGATCCACAGTATACACAATACATGTATAATACAATGAGTGTTAACCCTGCATATGCTGGTTCTAGTGGACATACCATAATAAATTTATTAGGAAGAACACAATGGGTTGGAGTTGATGGAGCCCCAGATACACAAACCTTAAGTTATGATGCTCCGCTTGGTTATAGCGGAGTTGGATTAGGAGTAAACCTTACCAATGATAGAATTGGACCAGCAAGAGAGATTTTTTTAGATATTAATGCTTCTTATAGAGTAAGAACTAGTGATGAAGGGAATTTATCATTTGGATTGAAATTAGGTGGAAGACATTTAAATGTAGACTGGAGTAGAGGATTGATTCAAGATAGGGAAGATAAAAGGTTACAAGGGAATATCAATCGATTTTTACCAACTATTGGAGCGGGAATTTATTACTACACTGATAATTGGTATTTAGGAGGAGCAGTTCCTAATATCATAAGAACGGAGCATTATGATGATGCGAATAGTGGCGGAGATGTAGCAGAAGAAAGAATGCACTTTTTCTTTATAGGTGGATATGTCTTTGATTTAAATGAGAGTATCAAGTTTAAGCCTGCTTTTTTAACAAAAATTGTAAGTGGTGCTCCTTTATCACTAGATGTGTCTGCCAATTTTTTATTCAACCAAAAATTTACAGCAGGAGCAGCTTGGAGATGGGATGACTCCATTAGTGCTTTACTTGGGTTACAGGCTACCGAAAATTTACATATTGGGTTTGCTTATGATTTGACCACTTCAAATTATAGTAACTACAACTCAGGTACCTATGAATTAATGATAAAATGGGAGATATTCCGAGAGTTAGCAACTAAATCTCCAAGATTCTTTTAA
- a CDS encoding IS3 family transposase, giving the protein MQHLASLSKISVATACKYYGISKDWYYQEKRKIICSLNPLKKCYKQYPNQLTIQEIITIEQLIKDSIHFGKTKTTLYYYALKNNLISCGKSTFFKYTAALGYQKIKRFKQPIKKGFRATRTFQWLHVDITNVTTIEDGIQKVAFVKDNFSKAILHVASRDGKAGSRFIKNLFQETFTKYDLLNTTKPISILSDRGSENKGKLLTWINSIKAPPLITKITARTKEFPFSNSMAESKHSIYKTEFLHGKHSLNQQIHLLDLQRFIEYYNHHRYLTELYGYTPMEIIQGKTPNKDLYKQQIQLARKKRTLNNQEFNNCSIKVSCIAQ; this is encoded by the coding sequence GTGCAACATTTGGCTTCTTTATCAAAAATATCAGTAGCTACTGCTTGTAAATATTATGGGATTTCTAAAGATTGGTATTATCAAGAAAAAAGAAAAATTATTTGTAGCCTAAACCCCTTAAAAAAATGTTATAAACAATACCCCAATCAACTAACGATACAAGAAATAATTACTATTGAACAATTAATTAAAGACTCTATCCATTTTGGAAAAACTAAAACCACTTTATACTATTACGCTCTTAAAAACAATCTTATTTCCTGCGGAAAATCTACCTTTTTCAAATATACTGCTGCTTTAGGATATCAAAAGATAAAACGATTCAAACAACCCATTAAAAAAGGGTTTAGAGCAACTAGAACTTTTCAATGGTTGCATGTAGATATTACCAATGTTACTACTATTGAAGATGGCATACAAAAAGTTGCCTTTGTAAAAGATAATTTTTCTAAAGCTATTTTGCATGTAGCTTCTAGAGATGGAAAAGCAGGAAGCAGGTTTATTAAAAACCTTTTTCAAGAGACTTTTACAAAGTATGATTTACTCAACACTACTAAACCTATTAGTATTTTGTCTGATAGAGGCTCTGAAAATAAAGGAAAACTTCTAACTTGGATTAATAGCATAAAAGCCCCTCCACTTATTACTAAAATTACTGCTAGGACAAAAGAATTTCCATTTTCTAATTCAATGGCTGAAAGCAAGCACAGCATTTATAAAACCGAGTTTCTCCACGGAAAACATTCTTTAAATCAACAAATACATTTGCTCGATTTACAGCGTTTTATAGAATATTATAATCATCACAGATATCTAACCGAATTGTATGGATATACTCCTATGGAAATCATTCAAGGTAAAACTCCAAATAAAGACCTTTATAAGCAACAAATACAACTTGCTAGAAAAAAAAGAACACTAAATAATCAAGAATTTAACAATTGTAGTATAAAAGTGTCTTGTATAGCACAATAG
- a CDS encoding S8 family peptidase, with the protein MQQFPHLNFSEKIVGRARYNGGPRPSQQTDDNKNNRTGHSSFLTGKTSNLKQSWVEHNKSRQEKNLAPLNPEIQPIFLQINPDLLADIQFDLENLNIEIISQEDNGFIVGASLDNLRTLEEKISGFIDSERGTGRIADLWQIIDGNREDWKPQHILSPELYEKWNEIDDNIDYHVEVSVAFDKPIKVSLNPDSTRYQSQLDKFNRLQEERDEKYFERENGFEQFIGHYKAELTSSIIDLGDSFACQVRISGKGLKDLVVNYPFVFEVAEVEQLETVTGSTSEETDFNLEIISPDNDAPEVGVIDSGIQENHRYIEQAIKTVNSKSYVDGDTSTSDKVPNGGHGTKVAGALLYPKGVSQLNSPYQLPFFIRNLRVLDSNNGLRNKFPADLLNRIIQDNPDCKIFNHSINSTQPFRLKHMSTWAAMLDTLTHYNDVLFICSVGNISRQIIKHYIQSNNQYPDYLEEPFCRVANPAQSSFSLVVGSVNHLDFNNDNWNTIGIKDEASAFSKIGTGIWGMIKPDVVEYGGAMQISKDGAILVSNKDTSIELIRSTLNGGSAYGQDSVGTSFATPKVSHIVAQLKKLYPNDGVNLLRALVVQGARLPNNHFLNPNATSIKHFGYGIPSLERVTENTEHRITFYNTNNIEAEQGQIYTLKIPDSLRGQGDDYNILVEVTLAYTAKVRRTRQKTKSYLSTWLEWKSSKINEPYNDFKEYVLKEIEQRETSYDRDTRSELSNFEWKIKNRTNGNVQGISRNNSTVQKDWAIIKSYNLPEEVSFAVLAHKGWDRQKEPVPYALTVSIEILGADIPIYEEIRLENEVEIQVNS; encoded by the coding sequence ATGCAACAATTTCCACACTTAAACTTTTCAGAAAAAATAGTAGGTAGGGCTCGCTATAATGGAGGTCCAAGACCCTCACAACAAACAGATGATAATAAAAATAATAGAACTGGGCACAGTTCATTTCTTACTGGAAAAACATCTAATTTAAAGCAATCTTGGGTTGAACATAATAAAAGTCGTCAAGAAAAGAACTTAGCCCCATTAAATCCTGAAATCCAACCGATATTTTTACAAATAAACCCTGACTTACTTGCTGACATTCAATTTGATTTAGAAAACCTAAATATTGAAATCATTTCTCAGGAAGACAATGGATTTATTGTTGGTGCTTCACTTGACAATCTACGCACTTTAGAAGAGAAAATAAGTGGCTTTATTGATTCTGAAAGAGGTACTGGAAGAATTGCCGATTTATGGCAAATAATAGATGGCAATAGAGAAGATTGGAAACCTCAGCATATATTATCCCCTGAACTATATGAAAAATGGAATGAAATAGATGATAATATAGATTATCATGTAGAGGTTTCTGTTGCTTTTGACAAACCTATTAAGGTAAGTTTAAACCCTGACAGTACAAGATATCAATCTCAATTAGATAAATTTAATAGACTTCAAGAAGAAAGAGATGAAAAATACTTTGAAAGAGAGAATGGATTTGAACAATTTATAGGTCATTACAAAGCAGAATTAACAAGTAGCATAATAGACCTTGGAGATAGTTTTGCTTGTCAAGTACGTATCTCAGGAAAAGGATTAAAAGATTTAGTAGTAAACTATCCTTTTGTTTTTGAAGTAGCAGAAGTTGAGCAACTTGAAACAGTTACTGGTTCAACATCCGAAGAGACTGATTTTAATTTAGAAATAATTTCTCCTGATAATGATGCTCCTGAAGTTGGAGTGATTGATAGTGGCATTCAAGAAAATCACAGATATATTGAACAAGCAATCAAAACAGTTAATTCTAAATCATACGTCGATGGAGATACAAGCACATCAGATAAAGTTCCCAATGGAGGGCACGGAACAAAAGTCGCTGGAGCATTATTATACCCTAAAGGTGTTTCACAACTAAACTCACCATATCAGTTACCGTTTTTTATTAGAAATTTAAGAGTTTTAGATAGTAATAATGGACTTAGAAATAAATTCCCTGCTGACCTTTTAAACAGAATTATACAAGACAATCCTGATTGCAAAATTTTTAATCACTCAATTAATTCAACTCAGCCCTTTAGATTGAAGCATATGAGTACTTGGGCTGCAATGTTAGATACATTAACCCATTACAACGATGTTCTATTCATATGTTCAGTTGGTAACATATCAAGACAAATCATAAAACATTATATTCAGAGTAATAATCAATATCCTGATTATTTAGAAGAACCTTTTTGTAGGGTAGCAAATCCTGCACAAAGTAGTTTTTCTTTAGTTGTAGGTTCAGTTAATCATCTTGATTTTAATAATGACAATTGGAACACTATAGGGATTAAAGATGAGGCTTCTGCTTTTTCAAAAATTGGAACAGGGATATGGGGTATGATTAAACCTGATGTCGTAGAGTATGGAGGAGCAATGCAAATTTCAAAAGATGGAGCAATTCTTGTAAGCAATAAGGATACTTCAATAGAACTCATTAGATCAACTTTGAATGGTGGAAGTGCTTATGGGCAAGATTCGGTAGGAACCTCATTTGCTACCCCAAAAGTATCTCACATAGTTGCTCAACTAAAAAAACTATATCCCAACGATGGCGTAAATTTATTAAGAGCATTAGTTGTTCAAGGAGCAAGACTACCTAACAATCACTTCTTAAATCCTAACGCTACAAGCATTAAGCACTTTGGGTATGGTATCCCTTCATTAGAAAGAGTTACTGAAAACACAGAGCATAGAATTACATTCTACAATACTAATAATATTGAAGCAGAACAAGGGCAAATTTACACTCTAAAAATACCTGATTCCCTTAGAGGTCAAGGAGATGATTATAATATATTGGTTGAGGTTACACTTGCTTATACGGCAAAGGTTCGTAGAACAAGACAAAAGACTAAATCTTATTTATCCACTTGGCTAGAATGGAAATCTTCAAAAATTAATGAACCTTACAATGATTTCAAAGAGTATGTACTCAAAGAAATTGAACAAAGAGAAACTTCGTACGATAGAGATACAAGAAGTGAGTTATCCAATTTTGAATGGAAAATTAAAAATCGAACTAATGGCAATGTACAAGGTATTAGTAGAAACAATAGCACAGTACAAAAGGATTGGGCAATCATAAAGTCATATAATCTTCCAGAAGAAGTAAGTTTTGCTGTCTTAGCACATAAAGGTTGGGATAGGCAAAAAGAACCAGTACCTTATGCATTGACAGTATCCATAGAGATACTCGGAGCAGATATTCCTATATATGAAGAAATAAGATTAGAGAATGAAGTTGAAATTCAAGTAAACTCATAA
- a CDS encoding OmpA family protein — protein MRRTIPLQILICILFTTVTFGQRKYAADRYFNEFAYKKSTELYKVIYEKGDDSYLVLSRLGDSHYFNFEFDLAEKYYNKLMNSYMSVASPKHIFRYSQVLKTNGKVKESDKWLLRLKDLGNDSRAEALEKNEDYFVEYSNKPKTYINIHNISSNTKYSDFGGFLYKNDFYFASAKPKSEKDKKLYRWNRQPFLNIYKTEKKAVKENKVLEVEEANMINELSSKYHESNLVITKDRKKAYFTRDNFDGKRLQGDKDRVSHLKIYSVERIGDVWGNIQELPFNSEDYSCGHPALSPDERTLYFVSDMANGYGGTDIYKADVLGDNTFGEPVNLGKKINTEGREMFPFIGNDGTLFFASDGHLGLGALDVFESKKENNEFTSPVNLGSPVNGPFDDFAFVINDEHTYGFFSSNRKGGKGDDDIYSFTIYNCKEDIKGIVSDSRTGEPISEVLVQLMNSKGEPIEEQRTGRAGEYLFKKIDCEKNFVVVVSKENYRNAKKDTKTLDINKETVVENIELESLIVEDQIVINPIYFDFDLHNIREDAEYELEHIVSVLNNNPDLIIKIESHTDSRGTKEYNKTLSSNRAKSTRDYIISRGINADRIESAIGYGEDKLLNDCDDSNQSKCTEEEHQKNRRSYFYIVKRGDNVKVTNQKKE, from the coding sequence ATGAGAAGAACAATACCACTACAAATATTGATATGCATACTATTTACAACAGTTACATTTGGGCAACGTAAGTATGCTGCAGATAGATATTTTAATGAATTTGCGTATAAAAAGTCAACGGAGTTGTATAAAGTAATTTATGAAAAAGGAGATGATTCCTATTTAGTATTGAGCAGACTAGGCGATTCACATTACTTTAACTTTGAGTTTGATTTAGCAGAGAAATACTATAACAAGCTTATGAATTCTTACATGTCTGTTGCTTCACCAAAGCATATTTTTCGATATTCACAAGTTTTAAAGACTAATGGAAAAGTAAAAGAATCAGACAAATGGTTACTTAGACTAAAAGATTTGGGAAATGACAGTAGAGCAGAAGCTTTAGAAAAAAATGAAGATTACTTTGTTGAATATTCTAACAAGCCAAAGACGTACATAAATATTCATAACATTTCATCGAATACTAAATATTCTGATTTTGGAGGATTTCTTTATAAGAATGATTTTTACTTCGCTTCAGCAAAACCAAAGTCAGAAAAAGACAAGAAGTTATATAGGTGGAATAGACAACCATTTTTAAATATCTATAAAACAGAAAAGAAAGCAGTCAAGGAAAATAAAGTTTTAGAAGTTGAAGAAGCTAACATGATAAATGAGTTGAGTTCCAAGTATCATGAATCTAATTTAGTTATAACCAAAGATAGGAAAAAAGCATATTTCACAAGAGATAATTTTGATGGAAAACGACTGCAAGGAGATAAAGACCGGGTTTCTCATCTTAAGATTTATTCAGTAGAAAGAATAGGAGATGTTTGGGGGAATATACAAGAATTACCATTTAATAGTGAAGATTATTCCTGTGGACATCCTGCTTTAAGCCCAGATGAAAGAACATTATATTTTGTGTCTGATATGGCAAATGGTTATGGAGGAACGGATATTTATAAGGCTGATGTTTTAGGAGATAATACTTTCGGGGAGCCAGTGAACTTAGGTAAGAAAATCAATACAGAAGGAAGAGAAATGTTTCCATTTATAGGTAATGATGGAACTTTGTTTTTTGCATCAGATGGTCATTTAGGATTGGGAGCCTTAGATGTTTTTGAGTCTAAGAAAGAGAACAATGAGTTTACATCACCGGTAAACTTAGGAAGTCCTGTTAACGGACCTTTTGATGATTTTGCTTTTGTAATTAACGATGAGCATACCTATGGTTTTTTCTCATCCAATAGAAAAGGAGGGAAAGGCGATGATGATATTTATAGTTTTACAATCTACAATTGTAAAGAAGATATAAAAGGAATAGTTTCAGACTCTAGAACAGGAGAACCAATTTCAGAGGTGTTGGTTCAATTAATGAATTCAAAGGGAGAGCCTATAGAAGAACAAAGAACAGGAAGAGCGGGAGAATATTTGTTTAAAAAGATAGATTGTGAGAAGAACTTTGTAGTAGTAGTTTCAAAAGAAAACTACAGGAATGCAAAAAAGGATACCAAAACATTGGATATAAATAAAGAAACAGTGGTTGAGAACATTGAATTAGAATCTTTGATAGTAGAAGATCAAATAGTAATCAATCCAATTTATTTTGATTTCGATTTGCATAATATTCGAGAAGATGCAGAATATGAATTGGAACATATTGTTTCGGTTTTAAATAACAATCCAGATTTAATTATCAAAATAGAATCTCATACAGATAGTAGGGGTACCAAAGAATACAATAAAACCTTATCCAGTAACAGAGCAAAATCTACCAGAGATTATATAATTTCAAGAGGAATTAATGCTGATAGAATTGAAAGTGCTATTGGTTATGGTGAAGATAAACTACTGAATGATTGCGATGATTCAAATCAAAGTAAATGTACTGAAGAAGAACATCAAAAAAATAGAAGATCTTATTTTTATATCGTAAAAAGAGGAGACAATGTTAAAGTAACTAATCAAAAAAAGGAATAA
- a CDS encoding recombinase family protein, which produces MRNWKGKRTVLISRVSTTDQKDNGYSLLQQKDLLYEYCNKHSINVVKYLEEDYTGTTLERPQIKKLRQLIKTNQVDLVLFHKWDRFSRKTSQGLVEIENIQSKGVEINAIAEYIDFKVPQQRMMLFMYLGLGEVENAVRSQRTKNGIIGALKEGRHVNKAPIGYINGKDPNNPSKPLIQPCPEKAPLIEAIFKEYATGLYSQESLRKKYHKLGINRTKSQFSNLLSNIKYAGKIMVPENNGDPMKIIDALHEAIIDPVTFHKVQQIKNNKANARINTKKSSKHEEQLPLRGGVLKCAKCGNNLTGSPSKSRNGNYHYYYHCNARKGCGERFKVELAHTELEKILTSLKPPTEVVELFKEILVDEYKSNQSNRLNTVKKLKKLKTQIEEKLDNLTEKFIDDSIDKETYNRLKNKYNNQINDLIIDIDEHSDYQKDINLYVDFGVQLLTSLNKFYKKATTEIKRKIIGSIFSEKLVFEDKKYRTAKLNDAVAVIFNNNKELEISVNKKRHAISNVSYSVAGTGLEPVTFGL; this is translated from the coding sequence ATGAGAAACTGGAAAGGTAAAAGGACTGTACTAATTTCAAGAGTTAGTACAACAGACCAAAAAGACAATGGTTATAGTCTGCTTCAACAAAAAGACTTACTTTATGAATACTGTAACAAGCATAGTATTAATGTTGTAAAATACCTTGAAGAAGATTATACAGGAACAACTTTAGAAAGACCACAAATAAAAAAATTAAGGCAATTAATAAAGACTAATCAAGTTGACTTAGTGTTGTTTCATAAATGGGATAGATTTTCAAGAAAAACTTCACAAGGTTTAGTAGAGATTGAAAACATACAATCCAAAGGGGTTGAAATAAATGCTATTGCGGAGTATATCGATTTTAAAGTTCCACAACAAAGAATGATGCTTTTTATGTATCTCGGCTTGGGGGAAGTAGAAAACGCTGTTAGGAGTCAAAGAACAAAAAATGGTATCATAGGGGCATTAAAAGAGGGGCGACACGTAAACAAAGCACCTATTGGATATATTAACGGCAAAGACCCTAATAATCCATCAAAACCATTAATTCAACCCTGTCCAGAAAAAGCACCTTTAATAGAGGCTATATTCAAAGAATATGCTACAGGCTTATATAGTCAAGAAAGTCTAAGAAAAAAATATCATAAATTAGGTATTAATCGAACTAAAAGTCAATTCAGTAATTTATTATCAAATATAAAATATGCTGGTAAAATTATGGTTCCAGAAAATAATGGAGACCCTATGAAAATCATTGACGCTCTGCACGAAGCCATTATTGACCCTGTAACATTTCATAAAGTCCAACAAATTAAGAACAACAAGGCTAATGCAAGAATTAATACAAAAAAATCAAGTAAACACGAAGAACAATTACCTTTACGAGGAGGAGTACTTAAATGTGCTAAATGTGGAAATAACTTAACAGGAAGTCCATCAAAAAGTAGAAATGGAAATTATCACTATTATTATCATTGCAACGCAAGAAAGGGCTGTGGAGAGCGTTTTAAAGTTGAGTTAGCACATACTGAGTTAGAAAAGATTTTAACATCTCTAAAGCCTCCTACAGAAGTAGTGGAGTTGTTCAAAGAAATTCTTGTTGATGAATACAAATCAAATCAGTCTAACAGATTGAATACAGTAAAAAAATTAAAGAAACTGAAAACTCAAATTGAAGAAAAATTAGATAACCTTACTGAAAAATTCATTGACGACAGTATAGACAAGGAGACTTATAATAGACTAAAAAACAAATACAACAACCAAATAAATGATTTAATCATTGACATAGACGAACATTCAGATTATCAAAAAGATATTAATCTATATGTTGATTTTGGTGTTCAATTACTCACAAGTCTAAATAAATTCTATAAAAAAGCAACTACTGAAATCAAGAGAAAGATAATTGGTTCGATATTTTCTGAAAAATTGGTTTTTGAAGATAAAAAGTATCGAACCGCAAAATTAAACGATGCTGTTGCTGTTATATTTAACAATAACAAGGAGTTAGAGATAAGTGTGAATAAAAAAAGACACGCTATTTCTAACGTGTCTTACTCAGTAGCGGGAACAGGACTCGAACCTGTGACCTTCGGGTTATGA